A genomic window from Vanessa tameamea isolate UH-Manoa-2023 chromosome 7, ilVanTame1 primary haplotype, whole genome shotgun sequence includes:
- the LOC113398307 gene encoding protein spaetzle-like, with protein MNIGFEDPKLRRAGENLEIPDDCKGIGICEDIPNYPEDIVKSLIEDLEKSNMSVFNKDTLYVPTGSRRVGSGDDMELCKSKEQIYAPRAARATDGQWLFIVNDKNRPRQTFRLEICQTDSSPCSSAAYIQSSYQARCVQKYIIREMIGLDRENKIVKQDIQVPSCCSCVMKNL; from the exons ATGAACA ttggtTTCGAGGACCCAAAATTAAGAAGGGCTGGGGAAAATTTGGAAATTCCCGATGATTGCAAGGGAATTGGCATCTGTGAAGACATACCTAATTACCCAGAAGATATAGTGAAGAGTTTAATTGAAGAC CTTGAAAAAAGTAACATGAGCGTATTCAACAAAGATACTTTGTACGTACCAACGGGGTCTAGGAGAGTTGGATCCGGAGATGACATGGAACTTTGCAAATCAAAAGAACAG ATATACGCTCCACGAGCCGCTCGGGCTACTGATGGGCAATGGTTGTTCATTGTTAATGATAAGAATCGTCCACGGCAAACGTTTCGATTAGAAATATGCCA aaccGATAGCTCGCCTTGCTCATCAGCGGCATATATTCAAAGTAGCTACCAAGCGCGATGCGTCCAGAAGTATATTATCCGAGAGATGATAGGCTTAGACAGAGAAAATAAGATCGTTAAGCAAGACATCCAAGTGCCCAGTTGTTGTTCTTGCGTTATGAAAAATctgtaa